A stretch of Episyrphus balteatus chromosome 2, idEpiBalt1.1, whole genome shotgun sequence DNA encodes these proteins:
- the LOC129910078 gene encoding anaphase-promoting complex subunit 1 yields the protein MIAASEPLEFIPRGRQAVEEHPGPVVPIPNSCIPTENVLLYRMQNVNISSNDEPNEFWYIREIYTECRRDSPQTQQYKTKNSPDYMTDFYVNSEEELYVKKNTAVWNRGLHTERGVLPRMCFTCETPIKFAFFCNQSFLHGTMKKECDKTKLTSICLIDASCLRVYCSNGEDFTSNLEFPVSNVWVTKYGILLEKEAINTIVQNLAISMPRIFSLSHPLDEICPVLIKLSNGVVSYLTEADYSVIFTTESSDLVLLYDNKMGKHFVSKLRKATEDEISYVGCNNDTAFCSASVNQTQRPGMSSFSQNSMKFSAGAKNSTAYMPRSSLGTTGCNPHISKFLSSQSINSGGPNFNRTNSQSPLTRLQSSMGPHSLSMQDIRKPGQAQPSKAIVPDYCLEHIWTEQILSKEFCEIATKAFVHVDLIGQTYLCFLLPRSAKLQLVRIVNFDEENTQIEGEIFSIAARDAVVLERMKMIAILDPSGTLTLYTGTVFVSKVHVVAVIPSSLPQSKPSCSPFPRRSSLLPTASQKSDSNFEEELHMLSPVHPLQPLFTARSSSGVCLNLRDPAGNRLTLVYPTGKMYRLSLPLINETYFVTRCIEALRQILKRETFIQLITHWYGARNPPGSKDFSGEKEWQTFKTVLSELMGRVASSDDSSINIPCQPEEPKKRRKNDEVLDGTDDDWDYLESILNRRNKEGPFKANSIKFIDCSALLFKEIPKIFFAFHLLYEDLKLDNTMHDSLCSLGEFLYQLATDMQLTAHCLHYFLDFPHLASIKSQNIFTEDHAKQMYHKNLLSEPVPNIFQQVENILKNREIYQYSFIEGINTMSRNALQLISLIIHGCMKIKNWIKLLEFPETMYPDIPIKKKRLISTNVPLCEQLIQMLINMDMTRTDVERLPVSLHLIIAECLEHGRLSPPMGCAPPTYELILRSELLEHTRYQYSTELYSVKFSKANIDAEDSLSPRCPPNPNGFSRAESADDDGMENIDTKLLSLRFPDDLRIAEVRRLLISSEPVLIDIVQSPGISDHEFIEEQEKQLYALCTRTMTLPMGRGMFTLRTSIPTPTESMPIPKLCLTGKEPVKGATIEMQQIEFPANMNLWPSFHNGVAAGLRISPNAKDVDSTWIVYNKPKGPTEVTTEHAGFLMALGLNGHLKTLSFMSIYDYLVKCDEMTSVGLLLGISATHRGTMDTTTTKLLSVHIEALLPATALELDIPQNIQVASLMGIGLIYQGTAKRHIAEVLLQEIGRPPGPEMENSVERESYALTAGLALGLVTLGHGEAPAGLRDLQLPDTLHYYMVGGNKRPLLGSQKEKYKLPSFQVREGDTVNIDVTAPGATLALGLMFFNTDNKAVAQWMDPPDTSYLLDLVRPDLLLLRTIARGLILWKDVQPSSEWLFDQFPANLRFDINRGPVPKKDLTDHEAITQAYCNIISGAAVCIGLKYAGTENKDAFKALKKTIKLFLGFSGKYVGEYAGRATVESSLMLILISISLVYAGTGDLEIMRMIRYLRSRIGTAHSQVTYGSQMAIHMSLGFLFLGAGRYTLSKRPEAVAALVCALFPKFPCHSNDNRYHLQAFRHLYVLAVEPRLFLPRDLDTKKLCLCQISYIEVGKTELKKLPMAPCMLPDLSTLKSVIVDDQNYWPVCFEKGRNWDQLVKALEVSGCIDIKKRSGCHSHLDDPDRLKSLLAQTLTTEQYTCWKIDTKSLETFSSDPIVIGFTDRFLSVDARENKLTKVELERYQQLIVIFYNSVIKDKMHGLPIYLSIVNTMQAIKSNSKTYDVWQLKLIEIYTRMQTENILISKEIVNSVLENLKSYIESCQVSCRNHLKKFITSHCFDSLCELSSTEISKVLAVVVFYGILPNVLSLVDLTGKVNYMRLLYELNKINMETSTINCIIKVLDIS from the exons ATGATCGCCGCCTCAGAACCTTtg GAATTCATTCCTCGGGGGCGTCAGGCGGTTGAGGAGCACCCAGGTCCCGTGGTGCCAATACCAAACTCTTGCATCCCTACCGAGAATGTTCTTCTCTACCGCATGCAAAATGTGAATATTTCCTCCAATGATGAACCAAATGAGTTTTGGTATATACGCGAAATATATACAGAATGTCGACGAGACTCTCCACAGACAcaacaatataaaacaaaaaacagtccCGACTATATGACTGATTTCTATGTCAACTCCGAAGAAGAGTTGTATGTGAAGAAAAATACTGCTGTTTGGAACAGAg GTCTTCATACAGAAAGAGGAGTTCTACCAAGAATGTGCTTCACATGTGAAACGCCTATtaaatttgcattcttttgcaatcAAAGCTTTCTGCATGGTACCATGAAGAAGGAGTGCGATAAGACAAAACTCACTTCGATATGTTTAATTG ATGCGTCATGTCTACGAGTATATTGTAGTAATGGCGAAGATTTTACATCAAATTTAGAATTCCCAGTCTCAAATGTGTGGGTCACTAAATACGGAATACTTCTTGAAAAAGAAGCAATCAACACAATTGTTCAAAATCTTGCTATATCAATGCCACGAATATTTTCTCTTTCACATCCACTCGATGAAATTTGCCCGGTGCTTATCAAATTATCAAATGGTGTTGTTAGTTATCTCACCGAAGCTGATTATAGTGTCATTTTCACTACCGAATCCAGTGACTTAGTGCTACTTTACGATAATAAAATGGGAAAACATTTTGTATCTAAACTGAGGAAAGCAACCGAAGATGAAATTTCATATGTTGGATGCAATAATGACACAGCATTTTGTAGTGCAAGTGTTAATCAAACTCAACGACCTGGAATGTcgagtttttctcaaaactctATGAAATTTTCAG cTGGAGCCAAAAACAGTACAGCATATATGCCGCGATCGAGTTTAGGAACTACTGGTTGCAATCCACACATCAGCAAGTTCCTTAGTTCTCAATCGATTAACAGTGGTGGTCCAAATTTCAA TCGAACAAATAGTCAATCACCTTTAACTCGTTTACAATCTTCAATGGGACCACATTCACTGTCAATGCAAGATATTAGAAAACCCGGACAAGCTCAACCATCCAAAGCAATTGTTCCAGATTATTGTTTGGAACATATTTGGACCGAACAAATATTGTCAAA AGAATTTTGTGAAATTGCAACAAAAGCTTTTGTGCATGTTGACTTGATCGGACAAACATATCTTTGTTTTTTGCTACCAAGGTCTGCGAAGCTGCAATTAGTTCGAATAGTAAACTTCGACGAAGAAAATACACAAATCGAAGGTGAAATATTTTCTATAGCTGCTAGAGATGCTGTTGTTTTGGAG AGAATGAAAATGATTGCAATTCTTGATCCTAGTGGCACATTAACTTTATACACAGGAACGGTTTTTGTCTCGAAGGTGCATGTTGTTGCTGTCATTCCTTCTTCATTGCCTCAAAGTAAACCATCTTGTTCTCCATTCCCAAG ACGAAGTAGTCTTCTTCCAACAGCTTCACAAAAGAGCGATTCAAATTTCGAAGAAGAATTACACATGTTGTCTCCTGTACACCCACTTCAACCTCTATTCACGGCTCG aagtaGTAGTGGTGTTTGCTTAAACCTACGTGATCCCGCTGGTAATCGTTTAACGTTAGTTTACCCAACGGGAAAAATGTATCGTTTATCACTGCCACTCATTAATGAAACATACTTTGTAACTCGGTGCATAGAAGCCttaagacaaatattaaaaagagAAACGTTTATTCAGCTAATAACACATTGGTATGGTGCTAGAAATCCACCTGGATCCAAGGATTTTAGTGGCGAAAAAGAATGGCAGACATTCAAAACAGTTTTATCTGAATTGATGGGACGAGTAGCGAGTTCTGATGATTCGAGCATAAATATTCCATGCCAACCAGAAGAACCAAAAAAGAGAAGGAAAAATGATGAAGTATTAGATGGTACCGATGACGATTGGGATTATCTGGAGTCAATTTTAAACAGACGCAACAAAGAGGGTCCCTTCAAAGccaattcaataaaattcattgatTGCAGTGCTTTACTTTTCAAAGAAattcccaaaatattttttgctttccATTTATTGTATGAGGACTTGAAACTAGATAATACAATGCATGATAGTTTGTGTTCTCTGGGAGAG TTTCTATATCAACTAGCAACAGATATGCAGCTAACTGCACATTGCCttcattattttttggattttcctCACCTAGCAAGCATTAAGTCGCAGAATATATTTACCGAAGATCATGCAAAACAAATGTACCATAAGAACTTACTGTCAGAACCTGTTCCAAATATTTTCCAGCAAGTTGAAAATATACTCAAAAACCGAGAAATCTATCAATATTCATTTATAGAGGGTATAAATACAATGAGTAGGAATGCTTTGCAg ttaaTATCTCTTATAATTCATGGAtgcatgaaaattaaaaattggatTAAACTTCTGGAATTTCCCGAGACAATGTATCCGGACattccaataaaaaagaaacgatTGATTTCAACAAACGTGCCTTTATGCGAACAGCTTATACAAATGTTAATTAATATGG ACATGACCAGAACCGACGTAGAACGTTTACCAGTTTCTTTGCATTTAATAATTGCTGAGTGCTTAGAACATGGACGTCTCTCTCCTCCCATGGGTTGTGCACCACCAACATACGAGCTCATTTTGCGGTCTGAATTGCTTGAACACACTCGTTATCAATACTCAACAGAACTATATTCGGTGAAGTTTAGCAAGGCTAACATTGACGCTGAAGACTCTCTATCACCTCGTTGCCCACCCAATCCTAATGGATTTTCCAGAGCAGAGTCTGCCGATGATGATGGCATGGAAAATATTGATACGAAATTGTTAAGTCTACGTTTCCCTGACGATCTTCGAATAGCTGAAGTGCGACGTTTGTTGATAAGTTCCGAACCAGTTCTTATTGATATTGTACAATCGCCTGGTATATCCGATCATGAGTTTATTGAAGAACAAGAAAAACAATTGTACGCATTATGCACAAGAACCATGACATTGCCCATGGGCAGAGGCATGTTTACTTTACGAACATCAATACCAACTCCAACGGAATCAATGCCCATTCCGAAATTATGTCTTACCGGAAAAGAACCGGTCAAAGGAGCAACCATTGAAATGCAACAAATTGAATTCCCTGCAAATATGAATTTATGGCCAAGTTTTCATAATGGAGTTGCTGCTGGTCTGAGAATTTCACCAAATGCTAAAGACGTTGATTCAACTTGGATTGTATATAATAAACCGAAAGGACCAACTGAAGTTACAACAGAACATGCTGGCTTTTTAATGGCCCTCGGCTTAAATGGTCATCTTAAAACTCTTTCGTTTATGAGCATTTATGATTATTTAGTTAAATGTGATGAGATGACAAGTGTTGGACTTTTATTAGGAATCTCGGCTACGCACAGAG gaACAATggacacaacaacaacaaagctGCTAAGTGTCCACATTGAGGCCTTATTACCAGCCACTGCTTTAGAATTAGATATTCCACAGAATATTCAAGTGGCTTCTTTGATGGGAATAGGTCTTATCTATCAAGGAACTGCTAAACGGCATATAGCTGAAGTTTTGCTTCAAGAAATAG gtcGACCTCCGGGTCCTGAAATGGAAAACAGTGTCGAACGAGAGTCATATGCCCTGACAGCTGGCTTAGCCTTAGGTTTGGTTACTTTAGGACACGGTGAAGCTCCAGCTGGACTGAGAGATTTGCAACTACCTGACACTCTGCATTATTACATGGTTGGAGGCAATAAAAGACCTTTACTGGGCTCACAGAAAGAAAAGTACAAACTGCCTTCATTTCAAGTACGAGAAGGTGACACAGTTAACATTGATGTCACAGCCCCAGGAGCTACTTTGGCTCTGGGATTGATGTTCTTCAATACTGACAATAAAGCCGTAGCTCAATGGATGGATCCACCGGATACGAGTTACCTACTAGATCTTGTTCGACCAGATTTGCTTCTTCTACGTACAATCGCAAGAGGTTTAATTCTTTGGAAAGATGTACAACCAAGCTCAGAATGGTTGTTTGATCAGTTCCCAGCTAATCTCAGATTCGATATCAACCGCGGACCTGTACCAAAGAAAGATCTTACAGATCATGAAGCCATTAC ACAAGCATATTGTAATATAATTTCTGGAGCAGCTGTTTGCATAGGCCTCAAATATGCAGGAACCGAAAATAAAGACGCTTTCAAAGCtcttaagaaaactattaaacTGTTTCTTGGATTCTCGGGAAAATACGTTGGAGAATATGCTGGACGAGCCACTGTGGAGAGTAGTCTAATGcttattttaatatcaatatcGCTGGTGTATGCTGGAACTGGAGATTTGGAAATAATGCGAATGATTCGTTATCTGCGCTCAAGAATTGGCACTGCACACTCTCAAGTTACTTATGGCTCTCAAATGGCAATTCATATGTCATTAGGATTTCTATTTCTTGGTGCCGGACGTTATACACTTTCTAAAAGACCTGAAGCCGTAGCCGCTCTTGTTTGTGCATTATTTCCGAAATTCCCTTGTCACAGTAATGACAATAG ATATCATCTACAAGCTTTTCGTCATCTTTATGTACTCGCTGTGGAACCGAGACTATTTCTTCCACGAGATCTCGATACAAAGAAATTATGTCTGTGTCAAATTTCATACATTGAGGTTGGAAAAACAGAACTTAAAAAACTTCCCATGGCACCATGTATGCTACCTGACCTTAGCACACTTAAATCGGTGATTGTAGACGATCAGAACTATTGGCCAGTGTGCTTTGAAAAAGGACGCAATTGGGATCAATTGGT GAAAGCATTAGAAGTATCTGGTTGCATTGATATTAAAAAACGCTCAGGATGCCATTCACATTTAGATGACCCGGATCGACTTAAAAGCCTGCTCGCCCAAACACTCACTACTGAACAGTATACGTGTTGGAAAATAGATACTAAATCTTTAGAAACCTTCTCATCAGATCCCATTGTCATTGGGTTTACTGATAGATTCCTCAGTGTTGATGCAAGGGAAAATAAACTTACAAAAGTGGAATTGGAACGATACCAACAATTGATAGTGATCTTCTATAATTCAGTCATAAAAGACAAAATGCACGGTTTACCGATTTATTTATCAATTGTTAAT actATGCAAGCaattaaatcaaattcaaaaaccTATGATGTTTGGCAACTTAAGCTAATTGAAATCTATACAAGAATGCAAACGGAAAATATTCTAATTTCAAAGGAAATTGTTAATtctgttttggaaaatttaaagtCATACATTGAAAGCTGTCAAGTCTCATGCAGAAATCATTTAAAGAAGTTTATTACTTCGCATTGCTTTGATAGCTTATGTGAACTAAGTTCAACTGAAATATCAAAAGTTCTAGCTGTGGTTGTCTTTTATGGTATACTTCCTAATGTTCTGAGCTTGGTTGATTTGACTGGAAAAGTGAATTACATGCGTTTGTTATATGAATTAAACAAAATCAACATGGAGACAAGTACAATTAATTGCATTATCAAAGTATTGgatatttcttaa
- the LOC129910780 gene encoding rab-like protein 3 — protein MAKNIDKVRILLVGDSGVGKTCLTHLIAHNESLTQPGWTVGCSIEVKLHEYKEGTPQQNTFFIELFDIGGSLNHKNSRGVFYNPTHGIILVHDLTNRKSHENLKEWLYEILNKDGKDTAKGNNTASLASDSTLFDPEQFFGSTQIPILVVGTKLDLVDEKRQPKMLPKSGGIAEQCGAEEIWLNCRNTRSLAAGTTDSVKLARFFDKVIEKKISSRESGMFGVTERRKLITSSSYTPAESAPLYIPPSKIIDAN, from the exons ATGGCGAAAAATATCGACAAAGTGCGAATCCTTCTTGTGGGAGATTCAG GCGTTGGAAAAACCTGCCTTACCCATCTAATTGCCCATAACGAATCACTAACCCAGCCCGGATGGACAGTTGGCTGTTCCATCGAAGTGAAACTACACGAATACAAAGAAGGAACTCCACAgcagaatacattttttattgaactcTTCGACATTGGAGGTTCATTAAATCACAAAAACTCTAGGGGAGTATTTTACAATCCAACTCATGGAATTATTTTAGTTCATGATTTGACCAATCGTAAAAGTCATGAAAATCTCAAAGAATggctttatgaaattttaaataaagatgGAAAAGATACTGCAAAAGGCAATAACACTGCCTCACTAGCTTCAGATTCAACACTATTCGATCCGGAACAATTCTTTGGATCAACACAAATTCCAATCTTGGTCGTTGGAACTAAACTTGATTTGGTAGATGAGAAAAGGCAACCAAAGATGCTACCTAAATCTGGTGGAATTG CTGAACAATGTGGAGCTGAAGAAATTTGGCTCAATTGTAGAAACACTCGCAGTTTGGCAGCTGGCACAACAGATTCTGTAAAGTTGGCTAGATTTTTTGACAAAgttattgaaaagaaaattagcTCCCGTGAGTCTGGTATGTTTGGAGTGACGGAAAGAAGAAAACTTATTACTTCTTCTTCGTATACACCAGCGGAAAGTGCTCCCTTATACATTCCACCTTCAAAAATAATTGATGctaattaa